The Methanomicrobia archaeon nucleotide sequence CTTCCGCGGGCTTAGTATTCGATTGCGAAACGGTAACGGATACTACCACGCCGGCGATTGCCTCGATCCTCACCGGGCTCCTGCCAGAAGAGCACGGAATCCTCACGAGCAAAGAGGTCGGTACTTCACCGGTGAACTCGCTTCTGGAGCTGCTTGATGATAGGGGCAAGCCCACCGGGGCCATTCTCGAGACTGCGGGTACAAGACCGCTCGTCGGCCGGATCAGCTATGTCTGTCCGGTTGACGATCGCGAAGATATAGCGGAGTATGACGCGTTGATAACCACGTACACCGTTTCCACGGTGCAGAAGGAGGAGGTGCGGTTCATCTTCGCGCACCTCCGCGCTATCGACCGGTTCGCGCACCGGAATAAGGATTTACATATCGCGGCGCACTTAACAAATAAGCATATGGTAGAGATAGCGGCGGCTGTGAGCGCGCGCGCAGGCGTGCTGCTCATCTGCGGTGATCATGTGGCGCACCTGGCCGAGAACAGGAAGGCGAAGAGGAAGATGATGGGAACGGTGCCCTTGATTGCCGGCTATCCGTGAGTAACTGCGCCGTAACGATCACCGTTTAAGATACAGACGATGCTACCTGACAAAGAGCTCAAAATTGGTGTTGCCCTCACCGACCCTGAGGACTGGACTGCCGCGGCATTTGTCAAGACTATTGAGAGGACCGGTGCACAAGCGGTGCCTCTGAATCTCGCTCAACTCAGTGCGTCGCTCTCACCGGCCACCTGCTCGATCTCCGATGCGCGCTCGCAAACCGTAGACCTCACTGCCCTCATTGTAAGGGACGTAGGCATCAGCTTCGCGCTTGAACAGATCTCCTTCAAGTTTGATCTTATCCGGCAGTTTGAAGCGGTCATCCCCGTTATGAACACCTCTGCCGCGATCCAGAACGCGGCGAACAAATTCTACTCCTTTGTTCTGTTCCAGCGTGCGCATCTCCCCATCCCCCGCACACTGGTAACGGCTGAGCTGGACGTCGGGCTCAGTGCCATCGCTGCATGGGGAAGCGCGATAGTGAAGCCCATCTTCGGCAGCCAGGGCAAAGGCATTATCATGCTCTCAGAAGAAGACCCGAAGGTGTCATCAAACCTCGAAGTATTGCTTAAAGAGCGCGGTGTGCTCTACATTCAGGAGT carries:
- a CDS encoding RimK family alpha-L-glutamate ligase — its product is MLPDKELKIGVALTDPEDWTAAAFVKTIERTGAQAVPLNLAQLSASLSPATCSISDARSQTVDLTALIVRDVGISFALEQISFKFDLIRQFEAVIPVMNTSAAIQNAANKFYSFVLFQRAHLPIPRTLVTAELDVGLSAIAAWGSAIVKPIFGSQGKGIIMLSEEDPKVSSNLEVLLKERGVLYIQEFVPNPGRDIRVFVVGEDALGAMYRVSLDGSVISNLSQGGRPVLCELTEELRDLAVRATKAVGANFAGVDLIESEDGLLVLEVNGTPSGRGINQACGIDVTEEIVASLFEQFL